From the Amycolatopsis thermoflava N1165 genome, one window contains:
- a CDS encoding MDR family MFS transporter, protein MTILDVPARPAVRPAMTALVLAVLLAALDQTIVSTALPRIAGDLGGFRDIAWVTASYLLASTAATPLWGKLGDMLGRKRLYLVATTAFLVASALCGLAQDLPQLVAARALQGLAGGGMIVLTFALVGDIVAPEDRGRYQGRFGSVYGVASIAGPLLGGLFTDELSWRWAFLVNVPVGLVAVAIAARHLPAAVRRPAARIDYLGAGLLASTATALILITTFGERWGWASPGILGLAVAAVVLIALVIPVERRAVAPVLPLSMLTSRTVVIASVVGFAANVAMFSVLVYLPTYLQVVDGVSATLSGVHMLPLVIGLVVSQSLAGRWIANPARVRVVLVSGMVLNVAGLVLLGTPAPGTAQFVLVLYFLVTGVGIGMVPMVALTAAQNAVPATDIGAASAVVTFARSIGAAFGVAVFGTLLGGDVAGNIGGAFRWITPLVVLGTLLALLLPRRR, encoded by the coding sequence ATGACCATCCTCGACGTCCCCGCCAGACCCGCCGTGCGGCCGGCGATGACAGCGCTCGTCCTGGCTGTCCTGCTGGCCGCGCTGGACCAGACCATCGTGTCGACCGCGCTGCCCAGGATCGCCGGGGACCTCGGCGGGTTCCGCGACATCGCCTGGGTCACCGCGTCCTACCTGCTCGCCTCGACCGCGGCCACCCCGCTGTGGGGCAAGCTCGGCGACATGCTGGGGCGCAAACGCCTCTACCTCGTCGCCACCACGGCGTTCCTGGTCGCCTCCGCGTTGTGCGGGCTGGCGCAGGACCTGCCGCAGCTCGTTGCCGCGCGCGCCCTGCAGGGGCTGGCCGGCGGCGGGATGATCGTCCTGACGTTCGCGCTTGTCGGCGACATCGTCGCGCCGGAGGACCGCGGCCGGTACCAGGGCCGGTTCGGCTCGGTGTACGGCGTGGCGAGCATCGCCGGGCCGCTGCTCGGCGGGCTGTTCACCGACGAGTTGTCGTGGCGGTGGGCGTTCCTGGTCAACGTGCCGGTCGGGCTGGTGGCGGTGGCGATCGCGGCCCGGCACCTGCCGGCGGCGGTGCGGCGCCCGGCCGCCCGGATCGACTACCTGGGCGCGGGTTTGCTGGCCTCGACGGCCACGGCGCTGATCCTGATCACCACGTTCGGCGAGCGGTGGGGCTGGGCGTCACCGGGCATCCTGGGTCTCGCGGTGGCGGCCGTCGTGCTGATCGCGCTGGTGATCCCGGTCGAACGACGGGCCGTCGCGCCGGTGCTGCCGCTGTCGATGCTTACCTCGCGGACGGTCGTGATCGCCTCGGTGGTCGGGTTCGCCGCCAACGTCGCGATGTTCAGCGTGCTGGTCTACCTGCCGACGTACCTGCAGGTGGTGGACGGGGTGTCGGCCACGCTGTCCGGGGTGCACATGCTGCCGCTGGTGATCGGGCTGGTGGTGAGCCAGTCGCTGGCCGGGCGGTGGATCGCGAACCCGGCGCGCGTGCGGGTGGTGCTGGTGAGCGGCATGGTGCTCAACGTCGCCGGGCTCGTGCTGCTGGGCACGCCGGCGCCGGGGACCGCGCAGTTCGTCCTGGTGCTGTACTTCCTGGTGACCGGTGTGGGTATCGGGATGGTGCCGATGGTCGCGCTGACCGCGGCGCAGAACGCGGTCCCGGCGACGGACATCGGCGCGGCGAGCGCGGTGGTGACCTTCGCCCGGTCGATCGGCGCGGCCTTCGGGGTGGCGGTGTTCGGGACCCTGCTGGGCGGTGACGTGGCGGGGAACATCGGTGGGGCGTTCCGGTGGATCACGCCGTTGGTGGTGCTGGGGACGCTGCTCGCGCTTCTTCTTCCGAGGCGGCGTTGA
- a CDS encoding alpha/beta fold hydrolase, which yields MISRRLFGQTIAAGAAAASLAGCSPKAAPAAAPAPGADLRTGSGEHTSLGPVKQVTAGVLDMGYFESGPATGTPVVLLHGWPYDPYSYVDVAPLLAAQGYRVIVPFLRGYGSTTFLSGQTVRNGQQSAIALDVIALLDALKIDKAVFGGYDWGSRTAAIIAALWPERVKALVAVSGYLITNLAANQQPLAPAAELGWWYQYYLATERGVLGYTKNRHDFNKLIWTNASPAWNFDDATFDRSAAAFENPDHVAIVVHNYRWRLSLAPGEPQYDVYEQKLQTAPAITVPTITIGSDFDGPAADGMAYRSKFTGKYDHRVFAGIGHNVPQEAPHPFARAIVDADHL from the coding sequence ATGATCAGCAGGAGACTGTTCGGGCAGACGATCGCGGCGGGCGCGGCGGCGGCTTCGCTGGCCGGGTGCTCGCCGAAGGCGGCACCGGCCGCGGCTCCCGCTCCGGGTGCGGACCTTCGGACGGGCTCCGGCGAGCACACCTCGCTCGGCCCGGTCAAGCAGGTGACCGCCGGGGTGCTGGACATGGGCTACTTCGAGTCCGGACCCGCGACCGGCACGCCGGTGGTGCTGCTGCACGGCTGGCCCTACGACCCGTACAGCTACGTCGACGTCGCACCGCTGCTGGCCGCCCAGGGTTACCGGGTGATCGTGCCGTTCCTGCGCGGGTACGGCAGCACCACGTTCCTGTCCGGGCAGACCGTGCGCAACGGGCAGCAGTCGGCGATCGCGCTCGACGTCATCGCCCTGCTGGACGCGCTCAAGATCGACAAGGCGGTTTTCGGCGGCTACGACTGGGGTTCGCGTACGGCCGCGATCATCGCAGCGCTGTGGCCGGAGCGGGTCAAGGCGCTGGTCGCGGTCAGCGGCTACCTCATCACCAACCTGGCGGCGAACCAGCAGCCGCTGGCGCCCGCGGCCGAGCTGGGCTGGTGGTACCAGTACTACCTCGCGACCGAGCGCGGCGTGCTGGGCTACACGAAGAACCGGCACGACTTCAACAAGCTGATCTGGACGAACGCCTCCCCGGCGTGGAACTTCGACGATGCGACATTCGACCGCAGCGCGGCGGCGTTCGAGAACCCGGACCACGTGGCGATCGTGGTGCACAACTACCGCTGGCGCTTGAGCCTGGCCCCGGGCGAGCCGCAGTACGACGTCTACGAGCAGAAACTGCAGACCGCACCGGCGATCACCGTGCCCACGATCACGATCGGCAGCGACTTCGACGGCCCGGCGGCGGACGGCATGGCGTACCGGAGCAAGTTCACCGGCAAGTACGACCACCGCGTGTTCGCCGGCATCGGGCACAACGTGCCGCAGGAGGCGCCACACCCCTTCGCGCGAGCGATCGTGGACGCGGACCACCTGTAG
- a CDS encoding ATP-binding protein → MGLFGRDTELKRLTELVDGPGECTGFLLTGEAGIGKSALVAEAVAAASVAGVRVLTATGVEAEQNLAYAGLHQLLYPVRAGIDALPAPQKAALRTALGLADGDEPSTYLVGLAALTLLAEEAADRPLLLVAEDVHWLDRASVDVLAFVARRIDSEPIALIATLRDDDRSTLQDAGLTPMPVERLSDEDAAGLLDSVAPDLPRPAREQVLAQAAGNPLALAELPAAVAGAGVLDPVLPLSDRLERAFTARVSDLPAPTRTALLVAALGQSDSIAETLSATGLVRQDTVEVDVLTPAVDAGLVDVAVGAVTFRHPLMRSAIPAAATLAERRQAHLALAATLVAHPDRRAWHQAAATTSADEAVAGELDDVAERARRRGAATAAIAAVEQAARLSERPDRRAVRLLRAAELAGDCGRRETVERLVREAQTLELTPRQQATAAWLLSAFEDGVREDITRVAELGELASQVADDGHPEVAVRVLWSTAMRCFWSEPGPETRRALLAVSDRLPLPDDDPRQVAIAAYVAPFDRGESVLAGLRTLAGSAGADSAADRYLGSAALQVGAFDLAARFSAAAAPGLRAQGLLGLLPRALAVQAWSRTRLGDLATAVPIAAEAAQLAKETHQPFMFGLATAVQAEIAALRGEHEQATALADEAERAGLAAGARPVLATVQLARGLSALSEGRYEDAFADLRRVLDPADPAYQAALRAYFLAELTEAAVRSGQSDRMRDILAEMEPLGKTTSSPALHIGLRYARAALASTDDAEELFLAALRADLTGWPAERGRVHLAFGEWLRRQRRVVESRTHLRTARETFDALGMTAWGERARRELRSAGESSPNRGPDAREKLTPHELSIAELAARGLTNREIGQRLYLSHRTVGTHLHRIFPKLGVSSRGDLAGILENLG, encoded by the coding sequence ATGGGGCTGTTCGGACGGGACACCGAGCTCAAGAGGCTGACCGAGCTCGTGGACGGCCCGGGGGAGTGCACGGGTTTCCTGCTGACCGGGGAAGCCGGCATCGGGAAGTCCGCGCTCGTCGCGGAAGCAGTCGCCGCCGCGTCGGTCGCCGGGGTGCGCGTGCTTACGGCCACCGGCGTGGAGGCCGAGCAGAACCTCGCCTACGCGGGCCTGCACCAGCTGCTCTACCCGGTGCGGGCGGGGATCGACGCGCTGCCCGCGCCGCAGAAAGCCGCGTTGCGGACCGCGCTCGGCCTCGCCGACGGGGACGAACCCAGCACCTACCTGGTCGGCCTGGCAGCGCTGACCCTGCTGGCCGAGGAGGCCGCGGACCGGCCGCTGCTACTCGTCGCCGAGGACGTGCACTGGCTCGACCGCGCGAGCGTCGACGTGCTGGCCTTCGTGGCCCGCCGGATCGACTCCGAGCCGATCGCCCTGATCGCGACCCTGCGCGACGATGACCGCTCGACGCTGCAGGACGCCGGGCTGACCCCGATGCCGGTCGAGCGGCTGTCCGACGAAGACGCCGCCGGCCTGCTCGACTCGGTAGCCCCGGACCTGCCCCGGCCGGCGCGGGAACAGGTGCTCGCCCAGGCGGCCGGCAACCCGCTCGCGCTGGCGGAACTGCCCGCCGCCGTGGCCGGAGCGGGCGTGCTCGATCCCGTGCTGCCGCTCAGCGACCGGCTCGAACGGGCCTTCACCGCCCGGGTCTCCGACCTGCCCGCCCCGACCCGCACCGCGCTGCTGGTCGCGGCGCTCGGGCAGAGCGACTCGATCGCCGAAACGCTGTCCGCCACCGGGCTGGTCCGGCAGGACACCGTTGAGGTCGACGTGCTGACCCCGGCGGTGGACGCCGGTCTCGTCGACGTCGCGGTGGGGGCGGTGACGTTCCGGCACCCGCTGATGCGGTCGGCCATCCCGGCGGCCGCGACGCTCGCTGAGCGCAGGCAGGCTCACCTGGCGCTCGCGGCGACACTGGTCGCGCACCCGGACCGGCGGGCCTGGCACCAGGCGGCCGCGACCACGAGCGCCGACGAGGCGGTGGCCGGGGAACTGGACGACGTCGCCGAACGCGCCCGCCGCCGTGGTGCGGCCACGGCGGCGATCGCCGCGGTCGAACAGGCCGCCCGGTTGTCCGAGCGGCCGGACCGGCGCGCGGTCCGCCTGCTGCGCGCCGCGGAGCTGGCAGGCGACTGCGGCCGCCGCGAGACGGTCGAACGGCTGGTCCGCGAGGCGCAGACCCTGGAACTCACCCCGCGCCAGCAGGCCACCGCCGCCTGGTTGCTCAGCGCGTTCGAGGACGGGGTGCGCGAGGACATCACGCGCGTCGCGGAACTCGGCGAGCTGGCGTCGCAGGTCGCCGATGACGGGCACCCCGAGGTCGCGGTGCGGGTCCTGTGGAGCACCGCGATGCGCTGCTTCTGGTCCGAACCCGGCCCGGAGACCCGGCGCGCGCTGCTGGCGGTGTCGGACCGGCTGCCGTTGCCCGACGACGATCCGCGCCAGGTCGCGATCGCCGCCTACGTCGCGCCCTTCGACCGCGGTGAGAGCGTGCTCGCCGGGCTGCGCACGCTGGCCGGCTCCGCGGGGGCGGACTCCGCGGCCGACCGCTACCTCGGCAGCGCGGCACTGCAGGTCGGGGCGTTCGACCTGGCGGCGCGGTTCTCCGCGGCGGCCGCGCCGGGCCTGCGGGCCCAGGGCTTGCTCGGGCTGCTGCCGCGAGCGCTGGCCGTGCAGGCGTGGAGCCGCACCCGGCTCGGCGATCTCGCCACCGCGGTGCCGATCGCCGCCGAGGCCGCCCAGCTCGCCAAGGAGACGCACCAGCCGTTCATGTTCGGGCTGGCCACCGCGGTGCAGGCCGAGATCGCCGCGCTGCGGGGCGAGCACGAGCAGGCCACCGCACTGGCCGACGAGGCCGAGCGGGCCGGGCTCGCCGCGGGCGCCCGGCCGGTGCTGGCGACCGTCCAGCTCGCCCGCGGGCTCAGCGCGCTGAGCGAGGGGCGCTACGAAGACGCGTTCGCCGACCTGCGCCGCGTGCTCGACCCGGCCGATCCGGCCTACCAGGCGGCGTTGCGGGCCTACTTCCTGGCCGAGCTGACCGAGGCGGCGGTCCGATCCGGACAGAGCGACAGGATGCGGGACATCCTGGCGGAGATGGAACCGCTCGGGAAGACGACCTCGTCCCCGGCGCTCCACATCGGACTGCGGTACGCGCGGGCGGCGCTGGCGTCCACCGACGACGCCGAGGAGCTGTTCCTGGCGGCGCTGCGGGCGGATCTGACCGGCTGGCCCGCCGAGCGCGGCCGCGTCCACCTGGCGTTCGGTGAGTGGTTGCGGCGACAGCGGCGGGTGGTGGAGTCGCGGACGCACCTGCGGACCGCGCGCGAGACGTTCGACGCGCTCGGCATGACCGCGTGGGGTGAGCGGGCGCGGCGGGAGTTGCGCAGCGCGGGGGAGTCGAGCCCGAACCGCGGCCCGGACGCGCGGGAGAAGCTGACGCCGCACGAGCTCAGCATCGCCGAGCTGGCCGCGCGTGGGCTGACCAACCGGGAGATCGGGCAGCGGCTGTACCTGTCGCACCGCACGGTCGGCACCCACCTGCACCGGATCTTCCCGAAACTGGGCGTGAGCTCGCGCGGTGACCTGGCCGGGATCCTCGAAAACCTGGGGTGA